From the Desulfosarcina sp. BuS5 genome, one window contains:
- a CDS encoding SIR2 family NAD-dependent protein deacylase: MDKLVKRAADDIGNAGNVAALTGAGISVESGIPPFRGKGGIWEKIDPMEFAHIDTFMRDPVKVWDVLLKDMKEIIDKAKPNAAHLGLAKLEKMNKLKTIITQNVDGLHQMAGNTDVIEFHGNFAWQKCMKCGNRCETGKVDLSRIPPKCKCGGMFRPECVFFGEMIPPDYLARSQQAAARCDVMLVIGTSALVQPASYIPVIAKENGAKVIEINPERTPLTSRVSDYLVKGKAGDVVTDILAAMESS; this comes from the coding sequence ATGGATAAACTGGTTAAAAGAGCGGCGGATGATATAGGAAATGCCGGTAATGTCGCAGCCCTCACCGGGGCCGGGATTTCAGTTGAGAGCGGCATTCCTCCATTCAGGGGAAAGGGTGGAATATGGGAGAAAATCGATCCCATGGAGTTTGCCCATATAGATACATTTATGCGGGATCCTGTTAAGGTTTGGGATGTTCTGCTAAAGGATATGAAAGAAATTATAGACAAAGCAAAGCCTAATGCAGCCCACCTCGGCCTGGCAAAACTTGAAAAAATGAATAAACTGAAGACTATTATCACCCAGAATGTAGATGGGCTTCACCAGATGGCCGGCAATACTGATGTGATTGAATTTCATGGCAATTTTGCGTGGCAGAAGTGTATGAAATGCGGCAACAGGTGCGAAACCGGTAAGGTGGATCTGTCCCGGATTCCTCCAAAATGTAAATGTGGCGGCATGTTCAGGCCTGAATGTGTTTTTTTTGGCGAAATGATACCCCCCGATTATCTTGCACGCTCTCAACAGGCGGCTGCCCGGTGCGATGTGATGCTGGTGATAGGGACATCAGCATTGGTGCAGCCCGCATCATATATACCTGTAATTGCAAAAGAAAACGGCGCCAAGGTTATAGAAATAAACCCGGAAAGGACGCCATTGACAAGCAGGGTCAGCGATTATCTGGTCAAGGGAAAGGCTGGGGACGTAGTAACTGATATTCTGGCAGCAATGGAGAGTAGCTAA
- the rplM gene encoding 50S ribosomal protein L13 codes for MKKYTYSAKTKDNQNKWLVVDADGAILGRLASNVASRLRGKHNPLFTPHVDMGDSVIVINAGKIRLTGRKLKQKQYYRHSGYIGGLKSISAEKLLEKRPEDLIRFAVKGMLPKNRLGSKLFKKLKVYAGNSHPHDAQQPEALEL; via the coding sequence TTGAAAAAATATACATACAGCGCAAAAACAAAAGACAATCAGAACAAGTGGCTTGTGGTAGATGCGGATGGGGCCATCCTTGGAAGACTGGCTTCTAATGTAGCCTCCCGTCTGAGAGGCAAGCATAATCCCCTGTTTACTCCGCATGTTGATATGGGGGATTCAGTTATAGTGATTAATGCCGGGAAGATACGGCTTACCGGTAGAAAATTAAAGCAAAAGCAATATTATAGACATTCAGGCTACATTGGTGGACTCAAATCTATTTCTGCTGAAAAACTGCTTGAGAAAAGACCTGAAGATCTTATCCGTTTTGCTGTAAAGGGAATGCTTCCCAAGAACAGGCTCGGGTCAAAACTCTTTAAAAAGTTGAAGGTATATGCGGGAAATAGTCATCCCCATGACGCCCAGCAGCCTGAAGCCTTAGAATTATAG
- a CDS encoding Lcl C-terminal domain-containing protein yields MGRKNFYILLDLSIDPPEEEQKIIELAIKQKQAEWSRSRNHPTKGLKAKQYIGLLPEIRRIMGDPELRKTEASNAATILSKKAGEKFLVIDRHIAICMSKGFITDEEIFNLAKRHSVKDNEIRKRVKQREDAKNAEINKQVKLRSAKGYITKDELLELAKIHSVSAKEIRKRVTCPIKKSLQKSAKKPKPLDKAIEKIITDNLKIVGKSSLYQFLDLPSDSSLESLQEKSKKRESELHKRGKKDALGTAGIALAGHCRTIFKTENTRNSYDMTNARSLLKGLDSDIDVAGMDGTIRTEYYNALVDSAVKLGMNRNEAHKYIRDYSRKKKWKIETKAKRPGWVLYAVVIAALLFIGAGTGIYLHIKNESKLKKEYQQVLAGIENDNDLQKKVRVFNNYISTHKESDRTIDAVKRLEKLRLAIDELKAKEFTADADKLLAEKKYQNALAIYKEFIRRYPKSLYADKIKKKIEELSVLLDDIDYKELDRLHGKLVQVRALAYSAYLKEHPKGKNIKNAKKILSNIREEYYLTLLKEIEKCAKNEDWEKGVLSCDDFIKIYNGHQRAVEIKEQQDILRTRLWEKETFARMLQKVNAKGGDYQAGRQIFIDYLNAYPDSYINDKIKVELANLDKKELMAKTAAKKERLIRLIKKSGNRFILNSNDTVRDIKTGLTWCVADSLLDTDDCLDYDSAIEYTNNLKTGGYNDWRLPTVVELAQLYKQKPFFPQGESEWYWTSKNYSRYADGWSKVVDIVTSKNEVMWEKEERDSRDCGSVRAVRYRASHK; encoded by the coding sequence ATGGGAAGAAAAAATTTCTATATACTGCTCGATTTGTCAATCGATCCCCCTGAAGAGGAGCAAAAAATAATTGAGCTGGCGATTAAGCAAAAGCAGGCTGAATGGAGCCGCTCCCGCAATCATCCCACCAAGGGCTTAAAAGCTAAACAGTATATCGGCCTGCTTCCTGAAATCCGCAGGATCATGGGTGATCCGGAGCTGCGGAAAACCGAAGCCTCAAATGCGGCAACAATCCTTTCAAAAAAAGCCGGCGAAAAATTTTTGGTGATAGACAGGCATATTGCCATCTGTATGAGCAAGGGTTTCATAACCGACGAAGAAATTTTTAATCTGGCCAAACGCCATTCTGTTAAAGACAATGAAATCAGAAAAAGGGTAAAGCAAAGGGAAGATGCAAAAAATGCGGAGATAAACAAGCAGGTTAAGTTACGCTCCGCTAAAGGATACATAACTAAAGACGAGCTGTTAGAGCTTGCGAAAATTCACTCTGTAAGCGCCAAAGAGATCCGCAAGAGAGTAACCTGCCCCATCAAAAAAAGCTTACAAAAATCAGCAAAAAAGCCCAAACCTTTAGATAAAGCTATAGAAAAAATTATAACTGATAATCTTAAAATCGTAGGAAAATCATCTCTTTATCAATTCCTTGATCTTCCTTCGGACTCCAGTCTGGAATCCTTGCAAGAAAAATCAAAAAAAAGAGAGTCCGAATTACACAAAAGAGGTAAAAAAGACGCTCTTGGCACAGCCGGAATAGCCTTGGCAGGGCATTGTCGAACGATTTTCAAGACTGAAAACACCCGCAACTCGTATGACATGACCAATGCCCGCTCTCTTCTTAAAGGTCTGGATTCAGATATTGATGTGGCGGGGATGGATGGTACAATAAGAACGGAATATTATAATGCTCTGGTCGATTCCGCCGTCAAATTAGGCATGAACAGAAATGAAGCTCACAAGTATATTAGAGATTACTCCAGGAAAAAAAAATGGAAAATTGAGACTAAAGCAAAAAGGCCGGGCTGGGTTCTGTATGCTGTAGTCATTGCTGCATTGCTGTTTATAGGCGCCGGCACTGGAATATATTTACATATAAAAAATGAAAGCAAGCTGAAAAAAGAATATCAGCAGGTGCTTGCTGGTATAGAAAATGATAATGATCTGCAAAAAAAGGTGCGGGTATTCAATAATTATATCAGCACACATAAAGAGAGCGACCGTACTATTGATGCTGTAAAACGGCTGGAAAAGTTGCGCCTTGCCATAGATGAGCTGAAAGCAAAAGAGTTCACTGCCGATGCGGATAAATTATTGGCGGAAAAAAAATATCAAAATGCTCTGGCAATTTACAAGGAGTTTATAAGGAGATATCCGAAAAGCCTTTACGCGGATAAAATTAAAAAAAAAATCGAGGAATTATCGGTGCTGCTTGATGATATTGATTACAAAGAACTGGACAGGTTACACGGCAAGCTGGTGCAGGTAAGAGCATTGGCATATTCCGCATATTTAAAGGAACATCCAAAAGGTAAAAATATCAAAAATGCAAAAAAAATCCTATCGAACATACGCGAGGAATATTACCTGACTCTGCTTAAGGAGATTGAGAAATGTGCAAAAAATGAGGACTGGGAAAAAGGAGTGCTCTCATGCGATGACTTTATTAAAATATATAATGGGCATCAACGTGCTGTAGAAATTAAAGAACAACAGGATATTCTACGCACCCGCTTATGGGAAAAAGAAACTTTCGCCCGGATGCTGCAAAAAGTAAATGCTAAAGGGGGGGATTACCAGGCCGGAAGACAAATTTTTATTGATTATTTAAATGCTTATCCCGATTCTTACATAAATGATAAGATAAAGGTGGAACTGGCCAATCTGGACAAAAAGGAATTAATGGCAAAAACTGCCGCTAAAAAAGAACGTCTGATAAGGTTAATTAAAAAATCCGGCAACCGTTTTATTCTCAACAGTAATGATACTGTAAGGGACATAAAGACCGGCCTGACATGGTGCGTGGCTGATTCCCTGCTCGATACGGATGATTGTCTAGACTACGACTCTGCAATAGAATATACTAATAATTTAAAGACAGGCGGATATAACGACTGGCGCCTGCCGACTGTCGTTGAACTGGCTCAGCTCTATAAGCAAAAGCCTTTTTTTCCTCAAGGTGAATCTGAATGGTACTGGACATCAAAAAATTATTCACGCTATGCTGACGGCTGGAGCAAAGTGGTTGACATTGTAACTTCTAAAAATGAAGTTATGTGGGAAAAGGAGGAGAGAGATTCGCGGGACTGCGGATCCGTACGTGCGGTAAGGTATAGAGCTTCACATAAATAA
- a CDS encoding ATP-binding protein produces MTYSIALAGKGGTGKTTVAGMLIKYLVNKEKTPIIAVDADSNANLNEVLGLEVTETIGNAREEMKKGVVPGGITKDVFMSMKLEQAVVETPDYDLIVMGQPEGQGCYCAANTLLTGFIERLTDNYPYLVMDNEAGMEHISRLTTKNVDILLIVSDTSRRGILAAVRINDLAKNLSIGVGKTYLIVNQVKEELSGTVLEMLDKADLELAGTIPEDKTIYEYDLNGRPTIEISDDNRAIKAAFAIFDNII; encoded by the coding sequence ATGACATATTCCATTGCTTTGGCCGGCAAGGGTGGCACCGGGAAAACCACCGTGGCTGGTATGCTTATTAAATATTTGGTAAATAAGGAAAAGACTCCGATTATAGCCGTAGATGCCGACAGTAATGCAAATCTTAATGAGGTACTGGGGCTTGAAGTAACTGAAACTATAGGAAATGCCCGGGAAGAGATGAAAAAAGGGGTAGTGCCGGGCGGAATAACCAAGGATGTATTTATGTCGATGAAACTGGAACAGGCTGTGGTAGAAACCCCGGATTATGATTTAATTGTAATGGGACAGCCTGAGGGTCAGGGATGTTATTGTGCGGCAAACACTTTGCTGACCGGTTTTATTGAACGTCTGACGGATAATTACCCTTATCTTGTGATGGACAATGAGGCCGGTATGGAGCATATAAGCCGCCTGACAACTAAAAATGTTGACATACTTCTTATTGTTTCTGATACTTCCCGGCGTGGCATCCTGGCAGCCGTAAGAATAAATGACCTTGCAAAAAATTTGAGCATCGGGGTTGGTAAAACATATCTTATTGTAAATCAGGTCAAAGAGGAACTCTCCGGTACTGTGCTGGAAATGTTGGATAAAGCAGACTTGGAACTTGCCGGTACAATCCCGGAAGATAAAACGATTTATGAATATGACCTGAACGGGCGGCCTACAATTGAGATTTCTGATGATAATCGGGCGATAAAGGCTGCTTTTGCAATATTTGATAATATAATTTAA
- a CDS encoding DUF4388 domain-containing protein → MGYTKNYKQFKWSKMSLTGNINTIDLADLLQLLCNDQKTGILKITNEKNEVKIIIKDGSIIYATSSQKEFRLGTLMVNEGIITYKQLMDAIAESKKQNLAIGKFLVIKKHITTDILKQFSNKQVEEILYNIFLWNEGNFEYKDQAHNFDEMIVAPFNTMNIILEAARRIDEMSIFKKKINNEKMVFNITEKILDNEGIILQLNEWRMLSFVDGTCSVEGIIKKSGFDKYSVYRILYSLISYGLVEECAAGQVEEKDTVNFSAIICEYYNILQTVRSCFI, encoded by the coding sequence ATGGGATATACAAAAAATTATAAACAATTTAAATGGAGTAAAATGTCACTCACAGGCAATATTAATACTATCGACCTTGCAGACTTATTGCAACTTCTATGCAATGATCAGAAGACTGGAATTCTTAAAATAACAAATGAAAAGAATGAAGTCAAAATTATTATTAAGGATGGCTCCATTATATACGCCACAAGTTCACAAAAAGAATTCCGCTTAGGAACTCTTATGGTTAATGAAGGAATCATAACCTATAAGCAGCTGATGGATGCAATTGCTGAAAGCAAAAAGCAAAACCTTGCCATCGGCAAATTTCTTGTAATAAAAAAACATATTACCACCGATATTCTAAAACAATTCAGCAACAAGCAGGTGGAAGAGATTCTTTATAACATCTTCCTGTGGAATGAAGGTAATTTTGAATATAAAGACCAGGCGCATAATTTTGACGAAATGATTGTTGCTCCGTTCAACACAATGAACATAATCCTTGAAGCAGCGCGTCGCATAGATGAAATGTCAATTTTTAAAAAAAAGATCAATAACGAAAAAATGGTCTTTAATATAACTGAAAAAATACTGGATAATGAAGGTATAATACTTCAATTAAATGAATGGCGGATGCTCTCATTTGTCGACGGAACATGCTCTGTTGAAGGAATAATAAAAAAAAGCGGTTTTGATAAATATTCAGTCTATAGAATATTGTACTCCCTGATTTCATATGGCCTGGTTGAAGAATGCGCCGCGGGACAGGTGGAAGAAAAAGATACTGTTAATTTTTCTGCTATTATATGCGAATATTATAATATTCTGCAGACAGTCAGAAGTTGTTTTATATAG
- a CDS encoding 50S ribosomal protein L11 methyltransferase: MEHGTDISFSGFIGNWEEDGFSFLFFSRPSHAEVEELLKKHPSLTLIDKYNMTYDEWQGGAVAPFRAGGFLIEPPWHTESERSLKDKKIILDPGIVFGTGTHPTTNDCLEALEIVFYRKDVKSVIDLGTGTGLLALAAAGLGCSKVLAVDFNLLAVKTARKNIELNGFEDRLLAVHGRAEDLIFCPADLVIANIHYDVMKRLIYSEEFLNKKMFIISGLLRSQALNVLSILSQYPVKIIKKWEREGVWHTYLGEISV, translated from the coding sequence ATGGAACATGGCACAGATATTTCCTTCAGTGGATTTATCGGCAACTGGGAAGAGGATGGTTTTTCCTTTCTCTTTTTTTCCAGGCCTTCCCATGCAGAGGTGGAGGAACTACTGAAAAAGCACCCTTCCTTGACCCTTATAGATAAATATAATATGACTTATGATGAGTGGCAGGGAGGAGCAGTTGCTCCCTTCCGGGCGGGAGGTTTCCTGATAGAGCCTCCCTGGCACACTGAATCTGAAAGGTCTCTCAAGGATAAAAAGATCATACTCGATCCGGGTATTGTTTTCGGCACAGGAACCCATCCCACAACAAATGATTGCCTTGAGGCGCTTGAAATTGTATTTTACAGGAAAGACGTAAAATCCGTAATCGACCTAGGTACCGGCACAGGTCTGCTTGCGCTTGCCGCAGCGGGTTTGGGATGCAGTAAGGTCCTGGCCGTTGATTTTAATTTGCTGGCCGTAAAGACTGCAAGGAAAAATATAGAGTTAAACGGATTTGAAGACAGACTGTTGGCTGTGCACGGCAGAGCCGAGGATTTGATTTTTTGTCCCGCTGATCTGGTGATTGCTAATATTCATTATGATGTCATGAAGCGCCTTATCTATTCTGAAGAGTTTTTGAATAAAAAAATGTTTATTATCTCTGGTCTGTTACGGAGTCAGGCCTTAAATGTACTCTCCATATTGTCACAATATCCTGTTAAGATTATTAAAAAATGGGAACGGGAAGGTGTCTGGCATACTTATTTGGGAGAAATAAGCGTATAA
- a CDS encoding MBL fold metallo-hydrolase yields MLIKCWGSRGSIPVSGNEFMKYGGDTTCIEIRTKSDDIIIIDAGTGIRRLGNSLSAEGRYKYNFIITHAHWDHLMGFPFFKPLYDDRTEIHMHRSPFPKKFMENMISKVMTPPNFPVRYSELKARFLYKNGHPDKFQIGSITVVPIPLSHPNKGIGYKFIEDGKAFVFLTDNELGYIHPGGASYDEYCGFVSSADLLFHDAEYTADEYESRILWGHSIYMEAVELAIEAGVKKLGLFHHNQDRTDQEIDEIVDICRMHISEKGSTLECFAVGCDMTFEL; encoded by the coding sequence ATGCTTATCAAATGCTGGGGTTCCAGGGGGTCAATCCCTGTTTCCGGTAACGAGTTTATGAAATACGGGGGCGACACAACCTGTATAGAGATAAGAACTAAAAGCGATGATATCATTATTATCGATGCCGGAACCGGAATTCGAAGGCTTGGCAACAGCCTAAGCGCGGAAGGACGTTATAAGTATAACTTTATCATCACCCATGCTCATTGGGATCACCTGATGGGGTTTCCTTTTTTTAAACCACTCTATGATGATAGAACCGAAATTCATATGCACAGGTCTCCCTTTCCCAAAAAATTTATGGAAAATATGATCTCAAAAGTAATGACTCCTCCCAATTTTCCTGTAAGATATTCAGAATTGAAGGCCAGATTTTTATATAAAAATGGCCACCCGGATAAATTTCAGATAGGATCGATTACAGTGGTTCCCATACCTTTAAGTCACCCCAACAAAGGAATAGGATACAAGTTTATTGAAGATGGAAAGGCTTTTGTTTTTCTTACTGATAATGAACTAGGCTATATCCACCCCGGTGGAGCCTCCTATGATGAATATTGCGGATTCGTATCATCTGCTGATCTTCTTTTTCATGACGCTGAATATACAGCAGATGAATATGAAAGCAGAATCCTTTGGGGCCATTCCATATATATGGAGGCGGTCGAACTGGCAATAGAGGCCGGGGTAAAAAAGCTAGGTCTGTTTCATCATAATCAGGATAGAACAGATCAGGAAATTGATGAGATTGTTGATATATGCAGGATGCATATTTCGGAAAAAGGAAGCACTCTCGAATGTTTTGCCGTGGGTTGTGATATGACCTTTGAGTTGTAG
- the rpsI gene encoding 30S ribosomal protein S9 has translation MEQENTYYATGRRKKAIARTWLKSGTGNITINKRSADNYFSVKSLMDIMAEPLVLTDNLSKYDVVVTVKGGGSTGQAGAIRHGITRALMLVDPDLRTALKKAGFVRRDSRVKERKKYGQKGARARFQFSKR, from the coding sequence ATGGAACAAGAAAATACTTATTACGCAACAGGAAGACGGAAAAAAGCTATTGCCAGAACCTGGCTGAAATCAGGGACAGGCAACATTACAATTAACAAACGATCGGCAGACAATTATTTTTCAGTTAAATCTCTTATGGATATTATGGCTGAGCCCTTAGTCTTAACTGATAACTTAAGTAAATATGATGTAGTAGTAACAGTCAAGGGGGGCGGAAGTACGGGTCAGGCCGGAGCTATAAGGCACGGTATAACCAGGGCGCTTATGCTCGTCGACCCCGACCTTAGGACAGCACTTAAAAAAGCCGGCTTTGTAAGACGCGACTCCAGGGTTAAAGAAAGAAAGAAATACGGCCAAAAAGGGGCACGCGCGCGCTTCCAGTTCTCAAAACGGTAA